A genomic segment from Acipenser ruthenus chromosome 5, fAciRut3.2 maternal haplotype, whole genome shotgun sequence encodes:
- the cdc42ep3 gene encoding cdc42 effector protein 3, which translates to MPAKTPIYLKATNSKKGKKCKLRDILSPDMISPPLGDFRHTIHIGKGGEQDAFGDMSFLQGKYDLLPGQEDPRSLQFIGHNEFSRANSASDDTFSETPSPVLKNAISLPAIGGSQALTLPLLSTVTFTPNTEPLLPFNPPEKLNERELPEKTKPFFSAVTFPPKPEPQTARKQSSVSLAKSVEPELTERNKPVENGKIHAGDNGYKWSAPHYSNGNGKVNNSTTLSGHYTDWLKIKTVEDNLLNDCQFEFTKEKSASEKSISNITGSLLSLELDLGPSILDEVLNVMDNK; encoded by the coding sequence ATGCCAGCTAAGACGCCTATCTATCTCAAGGCAACCAATAGCAAAAAGGGCAAGAAATGCAAACTGAGGGATATCTTGTCCCCCGATATGATTAGCCCACCGCTTGGGGACTTCCGCCACACCATTCACATCGGGAAGGGAGGGGAACAGGATGCGTTCGGAGATATGTCATTTCTGCAAGGGAAGTATGACCTTCTGCCTGGTCAGGAGGATCCACGATCTCTTCAGTTCATCGGACACAATGAGTTTTCAAGGGCGAACAGCGCCTCAGATGACACTTTTTCAGAGACTCCCTCACCAGTGCTTAAAAACGCAATTTCACTTCCTGCCATTGGTGGATCACAAGCTCTTACTCTCCCCCTCCTTTCCACTGTCACTTTCACTCCAAACACTGAACCCCTTTTACCTTTTAACCCTCCAGAGAAGCTGAACGAGAGGGAATTACCAGAGAAAACTAAGCCCTTCTTTTCTGCTGTGACGTTTCCTCCCAAACCCGAACCCCAAACAGCTAGAAAGCAATCCTCAGTCTCTTTAGCCAAATCAGTAGAGCCTGAACTAACAGAGAGAAACAAGCCGGTTGAAAATGGTAAAATACATGCTGGTGATAACGGCTATAAATGGTCTGCTCCTCATTACTCCAATGGTAATGGTAAAGTGAATAATTCAACAACTTTGTCAGGACATTACACCGACTGGTTGAAAATCAAAACGGTAGAGGACAACCTCCTTAATGACTGTCAGTTTGAATTTACGAAAGAAAAAAGTGCCTCTGAGAAATCAATCTCAAATATTACAGGGTCCCTCCTGTCTCTGGAACTTGACCTAGGACCCTCCATTTTGGATGAGGTCCTTAACGTTATGGATAACAAGTAA